The following are encoded in a window of Lagenorhynchus albirostris chromosome 3, mLagAlb1.1, whole genome shotgun sequence genomic DNA:
- the MED7 gene encoding mediator of RNA polymerase II transcription subunit 7: MGEPQQVSALPPPPMQYIKEYTDENIQEGLAPKPPPPIKDSYMMFGNQFQCDDLIIRPLESQGIERLHPMQFDHKKELRKLNMSILINFLDLLDILIRSPGSIKREEKLEDLKLLFVHVHHLINEYRPHQARETLRVMMEVQKRQRLETAERFQKHLERVIEMIQNCLASLPDDLPHSEAGLRVKTEPMDADDSNNCAGQDEQQRENSGHRRDQIIEKDAALCVLIDEMNERP, translated from the coding sequence ATGGGTGAGCCACAGCAAGTAAgcgccctcccaccccctccgATGCAGTACATCAAGGAGTATACagatgaaaatattcaggaagGCCTCGCTCCCAAGCCTCCACCTCCAATAAAGGACAGTTATATGATGTTCGGCAACCAGTTCCAGTGTGATGACCTTATCATCCGCCCTTTAGAAAGTCAGGGTATCGAACGGCTTCATCCTATGCAGTTTGATCACAAGAAAGAACTGAGAAAACTCAATATGTCTATCCTTATTAATTTCTTAGACCTCTTAGATATCTTGATAAGGAGCCCTGGGAGTATAAAACGGGAAGAGAAGCTAGAAGATCTTAAGCTGCTTTTTGTACATGTGCATCATCTCATAAATGAATACCGACCCCACCAAGCAAGAGAGACCTTGAGAGTCATGATGGAGGTGCAGAAACGTCAACGCCTTGAGACAGCTGAGAGATTTCAGAAGCATCTGGAACGAGTCATTGAGATGATTCAGAATTGCTTGGCTTCTTTGCCTGATGATTTGCCCCATTCGGAAGCAGGGCTGAGAGTAAAAACTGAACCAATGGATGCTGATGATAGCAACAATTGTGCTGGACAGGatgaacaacaaagagaaaattcagGTCATAGGAGAGATCAGATTATAGAGAAAGATGCTGCTTTGTGTGTCCTAATTGACGAAATGAATGAAAGACCGTGa